One Pseudorasbora parva isolate DD20220531a chromosome 4, ASM2467924v1, whole genome shotgun sequence genomic region harbors:
- the LOC137073673 gene encoding protein CD300H-like: MILIPFLWSCFGFAVVVGAPETVIGHRGERVDIKCPYDSGYEANTKYFCKDECPVLNKNIMVRSGFPAKDERFSLTDDTTARVFTVTITDLRTEDKGRYWCAVKRTLLTTDVYSEIYLQVKLAPLPETPFPQTTSANRGSLGLIIAGVLFLLLIGAVTLIVVIRKKKQACGLASSFTAGSHPTVRKGEENEYDKGNRTVLPNSHTAQSATSSAANKLHKPANTEAGGADLDYINVSAAMTNRLTPDHIYTKLNDSRESHIYHCLTAAPGKAIHRSIDQPTQNKTPNL, translated from the exons ATGATCCTTATTCCTTTCCTCTGGTCCTGCTTTGGTTTCG CTGTTGTTGTTGGAGCTCCAGAGACAGTTATAGGACACAGAGGAGAGAGAGTTGACATCAAATGCCCATATGACTCTGGATATGAAGCAAATACAAAGTATTTTTGTAAAGACGAGTGTCCAGtgttaaataaaaacatcatggTTAGATCAGGATTTCCAGCTAAAGACGAGAGATTCTCTCTGACTGACGACACGACGGCCAGAGTTTTCACCGTCACCATCACTGATCTGAGAACAGAGGATAAAGGCCGATACTGGTGTGCTGTGAAGAGGACTTTATTAACTACCGATGTCTATTCAGAGATTTATTTGCAGGTTAAACTGG CTCCACTGCCTGAAACCCCTTTTCCCCAAACGACTTCAGCTAACAGAG GTTCACTTGGTTTAATCATCGCAGGAGTTTTGTTTTTGCTCCTGATCGGTGCTGTGACTCTTATTGTGGTCATACGAAAGAAAAAGCAAGCCTGTG GTCTGGCCTCCTCCTTCACTGCAGGGTCTCATCCCACAGTAAGAAAAGGAGAAGAG AATGAATATGATAAAGGGAACCGAACTGTCCTGCCAAACTCACACACGGCTCAAAGTGCCACAAGTTCAGCAGCAAACAAGCTTCACAAACCTGCCAACACAGAAGCAGGCGGCGCAGACCTCGACTACATTAATGTTTCTGCTGCCATGACAAACAGACTGACTCCAGATCACATCTACACCAAACTGAACGACAGTAGAGAGAGTCACATTTATCACTGTCTCACAGCGGCTCCAGGAAAGGCGATCCATCGCAGCATTGACCAGCCCacgcaaaacaaaacaccaaacCTTTAG